In Vanacampus margaritifer isolate UIUO_Vmar chromosome 18, RoL_Vmar_1.0, whole genome shotgun sequence, a genomic segment contains:
- the fbxl15 gene encoding F-box/LRR-repeat protein 15 isoform X1, with translation MLIIEEENGGNMEDGAQNTTRCRLLTLPWEDVLIARILSHLPLRQLVALQRVSKQFRTLIRLFLNKCPSFELVGLCIPKEAFHSLVKDNVVLRKLSLESCSSWLTDEELLPLLGRNQRLLTVDLSGCMGLTRHSLVALSLTCIHLRHLAVARCDFVDCPSLRSLADHCRALRSLDLSGCCRLKDDAICYLAKKCVRLTFLSLAVNENITSESVEEVAKNCRGLEHLDLSCCLRVSDQAIRTVAEYCPKLRSLKVKHCHHVSESSLEPLRKRNVLVDVHPPPGMERLSLAVHCGPYVNIQVSWTLSQSMLSKRRGTLLAKCTSVVVGWNSL, from the exons ATGTTAATTATCGAAGAAGAAAATGGAGGAAACATGGAGGACGGGGCACAAAACACAAC CAGGTGTCGCCTCTTGACCTTACCATGGGAGGACGTACTGATCGCTCGTATTTTATCGCATTTGCCTTTGAGACAGCTGGTCGCCCTGCAAAGAGTGAGCAAGCAATTCCGCACGCTCATCCGACTCTTCTTGAACAAATGCCCGAGTTTTGAGCTA GTTGGACTATGTATTCCAAAGGAGGCTTTTCACTCTCTGGTGAAGGACAACGTTGTTCTCCGCAAGCTATCACTTGAGAGCTGCTCCTCCTGGTTGACGGACGAGGAGCTGCTGCCGTTGCTCGGCCGGAACCAGCGTCTGCTGACGGTGGACCTGAGCGGCTGCATGGGCCTTACGCGCCACTCCCTGGTGGCCTTGTCTTTGACCTGCATACACCTGCGACACCTCGCAGTGGCTCGTTGCGACTTTGTGGACTGCCCGTCGCTGCGCAGCCTGGCCGACCATTGCAGGGCGCTGCGCTCGCTCGACCTGAGCGGCTGCTGCCGGTTGAAGGACGACGCCATCTGCTACTTGGCCAAGAAGTGTGTACGGTTAACCTTTCTGTCTTTGGCTGTCAATGAAAATATTACAAGTGAGTCAGTGGAGGAGGTGGCCAAGAACTGCAGGGGCCTTGAGCATCTGGATCTGAGTTGCTGCCTGCGGGTTAGTGACCAGGCCATCAg GACAGTTGCCGAATACTGCCCCAAGCTGCGGTCCTTGAAGGTGAAACACTGCCACCATGTGAGCGAGTCCAGCCTGGAGCCTCTACGCAAGCGCAACGTGCTCGTGGACGTTCATCCACCACCCGGGATGGAGCGGCTTTCCCTCGCCGTGCACTGTGGTCCTTATGTCAATATCCAG
- the fbxl15 gene encoding F-box/LRR-repeat protein 15 isoform X5: MLIIEEENGGNMEDGAQNTTRCRLLTLPWEDVLIARILSHLPLRQLVALQRVSKQFRTLIRLFLNKCPSFELVGLCIPKEAFHSLVKDNVVLRKLSLESCSSWLTDEELLPLLGRNQRLLTVDLSGCMGLTRHSLVALSLTCIHLRHLAVARCDFVDCPSLRSLADHCRALRSLDLSGCCRLKDDAICYLAKKCVRLTFLSLAVNENITSESVEEVAKNCRGLEHLDLSCCLRVSDQAIRTVAEYCPKLRSLKVKHCHHVSESSLEPLRKRNVLVDVHPPPGMERLSLAVHCGPYVNIQEAVNFPANQD; the protein is encoded by the exons ATGTTAATTATCGAAGAAGAAAATGGAGGAAACATGGAGGACGGGGCACAAAACACAAC CAGGTGTCGCCTCTTGACCTTACCATGGGAGGACGTACTGATCGCTCGTATTTTATCGCATTTGCCTTTGAGACAGCTGGTCGCCCTGCAAAGAGTGAGCAAGCAATTCCGCACGCTCATCCGACTCTTCTTGAACAAATGCCCGAGTTTTGAGCTA GTTGGACTATGTATTCCAAAGGAGGCTTTTCACTCTCTGGTGAAGGACAACGTTGTTCTCCGCAAGCTATCACTTGAGAGCTGCTCCTCCTGGTTGACGGACGAGGAGCTGCTGCCGTTGCTCGGCCGGAACCAGCGTCTGCTGACGGTGGACCTGAGCGGCTGCATGGGCCTTACGCGCCACTCCCTGGTGGCCTTGTCTTTGACCTGCATACACCTGCGACACCTCGCAGTGGCTCGTTGCGACTTTGTGGACTGCCCGTCGCTGCGCAGCCTGGCCGACCATTGCAGGGCGCTGCGCTCGCTCGACCTGAGCGGCTGCTGCCGGTTGAAGGACGACGCCATCTGCTACTTGGCCAAGAAGTGTGTACGGTTAACCTTTCTGTCTTTGGCTGTCAATGAAAATATTACAAGTGAGTCAGTGGAGGAGGTGGCCAAGAACTGCAGGGGCCTTGAGCATCTGGATCTGAGTTGCTGCCTGCGGGTTAGTGACCAGGCCATCAg GACAGTTGCCGAATACTGCCCCAAGCTGCGGTCCTTGAAGGTGAAACACTGCCACCATGTGAGCGAGTCCAGCCTGGAGCCTCTACGCAAGCGCAACGTGCTCGTGGACGTTCATCCACCACCCGGGATGGAGCGGCTTTCCCTCGCCGTGCACTGTGGTCCTTATGTCAATATCCAG
- the fbxl15 gene encoding F-box/LRR-repeat protein 15 isoform X3, producing MLIIEEENGGNMEDGAQNTTRCRLLTLPWEDVLIARILSHLPLRQLVALQRVSKQFRTLIRLFLNKCPSFELVGLCIPKEAFHSLVKDNVVLRKLSLESCSSWLTDEELLPLLGRNQRLLTVDLSGCMGLTRHSLVALSLTCIHLRHLAVARCDFVDCPSLRSLADHCRALRSLDLSGCCRLKDDAICYLAKKCVRLTFLSLAVNENITSESVEEVAKNCRGLEHLDLSCCLRVSDQAIRTVAEYCPKLRSLKVKHCHHVSESSLEPLRKRNVLVDVHPPPGMERLSLAVHCGPYVNIQGGGNNKQRDALGSHLLLSRLQLILKRDGI from the exons ATGTTAATTATCGAAGAAGAAAATGGAGGAAACATGGAGGACGGGGCACAAAACACAAC CAGGTGTCGCCTCTTGACCTTACCATGGGAGGACGTACTGATCGCTCGTATTTTATCGCATTTGCCTTTGAGACAGCTGGTCGCCCTGCAAAGAGTGAGCAAGCAATTCCGCACGCTCATCCGACTCTTCTTGAACAAATGCCCGAGTTTTGAGCTA GTTGGACTATGTATTCCAAAGGAGGCTTTTCACTCTCTGGTGAAGGACAACGTTGTTCTCCGCAAGCTATCACTTGAGAGCTGCTCCTCCTGGTTGACGGACGAGGAGCTGCTGCCGTTGCTCGGCCGGAACCAGCGTCTGCTGACGGTGGACCTGAGCGGCTGCATGGGCCTTACGCGCCACTCCCTGGTGGCCTTGTCTTTGACCTGCATACACCTGCGACACCTCGCAGTGGCTCGTTGCGACTTTGTGGACTGCCCGTCGCTGCGCAGCCTGGCCGACCATTGCAGGGCGCTGCGCTCGCTCGACCTGAGCGGCTGCTGCCGGTTGAAGGACGACGCCATCTGCTACTTGGCCAAGAAGTGTGTACGGTTAACCTTTCTGTCTTTGGCTGTCAATGAAAATATTACAAGTGAGTCAGTGGAGGAGGTGGCCAAGAACTGCAGGGGCCTTGAGCATCTGGATCTGAGTTGCTGCCTGCGGGTTAGTGACCAGGCCATCAg GACAGTTGCCGAATACTGCCCCAAGCTGCGGTCCTTGAAGGTGAAACACTGCCACCATGTGAGCGAGTCCAGCCTGGAGCCTCTACGCAAGCGCAACGTGCTCGTGGACGTTCATCCACCACCCGGGATGGAGCGGCTTTCCCTCGCCGTGCACTGTGGTCCTTATGTCAATATCCAG
- the fbxl15 gene encoding F-box/LRR-repeat protein 15 isoform X2: protein MLIIEEENGGNMEDGAQNTTCRLLTLPWEDVLIARILSHLPLRQLVALQRVSKQFRTLIRLFLNKCPSFELVGLCIPKEAFHSLVKDNVVLRKLSLESCSSWLTDEELLPLLGRNQRLLTVDLSGCMGLTRHSLVALSLTCIHLRHLAVARCDFVDCPSLRSLADHCRALRSLDLSGCCRLKDDAICYLAKKCVRLTFLSLAVNENITSESVEEVAKNCRGLEHLDLSCCLRVSDQAIRTVAEYCPKLRSLKVKHCHHVSESSLEPLRKRNVLVDVHPPPGMERLSLAVHCGPYVNIQVSWTLSQSMLSKRRGTLLAKCTSVVVGWNSL from the exons ATGTTAATTATCGAAGAAGAAAATGGAGGAAACATGGAGGACGGGGCACAAAACACAAC GTGTCGCCTCTTGACCTTACCATGGGAGGACGTACTGATCGCTCGTATTTTATCGCATTTGCCTTTGAGACAGCTGGTCGCCCTGCAAAGAGTGAGCAAGCAATTCCGCACGCTCATCCGACTCTTCTTGAACAAATGCCCGAGTTTTGAGCTA GTTGGACTATGTATTCCAAAGGAGGCTTTTCACTCTCTGGTGAAGGACAACGTTGTTCTCCGCAAGCTATCACTTGAGAGCTGCTCCTCCTGGTTGACGGACGAGGAGCTGCTGCCGTTGCTCGGCCGGAACCAGCGTCTGCTGACGGTGGACCTGAGCGGCTGCATGGGCCTTACGCGCCACTCCCTGGTGGCCTTGTCTTTGACCTGCATACACCTGCGACACCTCGCAGTGGCTCGTTGCGACTTTGTGGACTGCCCGTCGCTGCGCAGCCTGGCCGACCATTGCAGGGCGCTGCGCTCGCTCGACCTGAGCGGCTGCTGCCGGTTGAAGGACGACGCCATCTGCTACTTGGCCAAGAAGTGTGTACGGTTAACCTTTCTGTCTTTGGCTGTCAATGAAAATATTACAAGTGAGTCAGTGGAGGAGGTGGCCAAGAACTGCAGGGGCCTTGAGCATCTGGATCTGAGTTGCTGCCTGCGGGTTAGTGACCAGGCCATCAg GACAGTTGCCGAATACTGCCCCAAGCTGCGGTCCTTGAAGGTGAAACACTGCCACCATGTGAGCGAGTCCAGCCTGGAGCCTCTACGCAAGCGCAACGTGCTCGTGGACGTTCATCCACCACCCGGGATGGAGCGGCTTTCCCTCGCCGTGCACTGTGGTCCTTATGTCAATATCCAG
- the fbxl15 gene encoding F-box/LRR-repeat protein 15 isoform X4, with amino-acid sequence MCRLLTLPWEDVLIARILSHLPLRQLVALQRVSKQFRTLIRLFLNKCPSFELVGLCIPKEAFHSLVKDNVVLRKLSLESCSSWLTDEELLPLLGRNQRLLTVDLSGCMGLTRHSLVALSLTCIHLRHLAVARCDFVDCPSLRSLADHCRALRSLDLSGCCRLKDDAICYLAKKCVRLTFLSLAVNENITSESVEEVAKNCRGLEHLDLSCCLRVSDQAIRTVAEYCPKLRSLKVKHCHHVSESSLEPLRKRNVLVDVHPPPGMERLSLAVHCGPYVNIQVSWTLSQSMLSKRRGTLLAKCTSVVVGWNSL; translated from the exons AT GTGTCGCCTCTTGACCTTACCATGGGAGGACGTACTGATCGCTCGTATTTTATCGCATTTGCCTTTGAGACAGCTGGTCGCCCTGCAAAGAGTGAGCAAGCAATTCCGCACGCTCATCCGACTCTTCTTGAACAAATGCCCGAGTTTTGAGCTA GTTGGACTATGTATTCCAAAGGAGGCTTTTCACTCTCTGGTGAAGGACAACGTTGTTCTCCGCAAGCTATCACTTGAGAGCTGCTCCTCCTGGTTGACGGACGAGGAGCTGCTGCCGTTGCTCGGCCGGAACCAGCGTCTGCTGACGGTGGACCTGAGCGGCTGCATGGGCCTTACGCGCCACTCCCTGGTGGCCTTGTCTTTGACCTGCATACACCTGCGACACCTCGCAGTGGCTCGTTGCGACTTTGTGGACTGCCCGTCGCTGCGCAGCCTGGCCGACCATTGCAGGGCGCTGCGCTCGCTCGACCTGAGCGGCTGCTGCCGGTTGAAGGACGACGCCATCTGCTACTTGGCCAAGAAGTGTGTACGGTTAACCTTTCTGTCTTTGGCTGTCAATGAAAATATTACAAGTGAGTCAGTGGAGGAGGTGGCCAAGAACTGCAGGGGCCTTGAGCATCTGGATCTGAGTTGCTGCCTGCGGGTTAGTGACCAGGCCATCAg GACAGTTGCCGAATACTGCCCCAAGCTGCGGTCCTTGAAGGTGAAACACTGCCACCATGTGAGCGAGTCCAGCCTGGAGCCTCTACGCAAGCGCAACGTGCTCGTGGACGTTCATCCACCACCCGGGATGGAGCGGCTTTCCCTCGCCGTGCACTGTGGTCCTTATGTCAATATCCAG